The genomic window ACTTTCAACTGATGCCATGGTATCGGCTTTCCCATGAATGATTAAGGACGGAGCTGTAATTTTGGGCAGGCAATTTTTGCTGCGCTCTATAACTTCAAGAAGATCATAAACAGAAAGAAGGGGAATTTTATCATAAATCAAATTGGCGGCCGGGGGAACATTCACCAGGTTCCGTTTATTCTCAGGGGTGAAATCTGAAGATGTCAGCATTTCCTTGGGGGGCAGGGCAGAAATGCCCTGTTCCTGGGCAATGAAAATAGGAGCCGCTAATGTGACCACCCCTTTTACCTGTTTTTCCGCTGCCAAAATAAGCCCCAGGCTTCCTCCCATGGAGGCGCCGATTACTACAATATCTCTATCCAGGCCACACAGGACATTATAACCATCCCGTACAGCATTCAGCCAATCATCAGCATTGGTGCGGAGAAGGTCTTCTACCTTTGTGCCATGCCCGGGAAGTCTTGGCGCAAGCACTGCATATCCTTTGGCTGCCAGAAATTTCCCCATTGGCCAAAGCTCGGCGGTATTGCCAGCAAACCCCTGCACCAAAAGCACGGCTTTCTTTTTGCCATCTCCGGGGAGAAAGAATGATTCTGCTCCTTTAATCATCAAGTTACTACCTCCATATTCATTTCTTCCCCTACCAAAAACTCCGTAACTTTCTCACGAAACAGCTTATAGTACGGGAGCTCCATAAGCATGGCATGAGCTGCCCCGGGTATAATCTCCAGCCGCGAGTCTTTAGTATGATGCACAGTTTAGGTACGGCATGGGAATATCTAGGGCGGGATGCTGTAGATTTTGTCATCGCGACCAGTAAAAGTCAACGAACCCCCATTTCAAATGGGGGTTCAATGATTTAGATACCATGTCTTTGGAATCGTCGAACGTTACGACAACTGCTTCATCAGCCAATCGTGAATGGCTTTGTTATCTGCCTGACCATCTGCTGTATTCTCGTCAAGGTAAGTTGCCTTGAAATAGCTGGGCAGTTCTTCGTCAATGAGCTGGACAGCCCAGGCGCCTTTATTCTCGCCTATGCCGTAAATGGCATCCTTGTTGACGCCATAGTTATTGCGGACATCCTTCAAGAGTCCCCGAAGGACCTCCATGCCAGTCGGACTGGACAGGCGCCCAATCTGTGCCTCGCTATCTTTCGTGGACTGAATAGTCAGCACGATTACATACTGCTGGTTTTTCTCCAGTTCGTCCACCCAGGCGCTGACACCGTCCGGCTGCTTCAGCAGGGCCTTGCCATCCGTCTCGCCGTTCACATCATTGATTACCACAATCAGGGGGTAAGACTTGCTGGAATCATACCAGCGCGGCAGACAAAGCTGATATGACAGTTTCGACTGAATGGCTTCCGAGCTTACAAAACGCTGGGAAGCAGGCAGCTTATCCTCTGCCGAATCCTGGCCAGGCCCCACCGGCGTACCGGTATGGGTCTCCAGGGCCTCTGGGCTGGCAGGACGGAACTCCGCATGGGCCATGGAACCAAAGCCAAAGCCGAAGCTGAATGCAGCAATGGCAAAAGCCGTCACGATTTTTTTCTTTTGCATGATAATGACCTCCCTAGTCTTTTCCTTTTATTTGCTCACATAACTGCGCATTTCCTCGGGCATCTCTTCCCACTTGATTTCACTCACCGGAATCCCTTTGGAAAGCCCCCAGGCGGCAGCAATGCCTGCTGCCTCGCCCATGCTCATGCAGGTGGGCTGGATGCGGAAGGAAGCCTGGGCAGCGAAGCTGCCGCTGGCACAGCGCCCCACCACCAGCAGGTTGGAGATTTCGTTGGTCACCAAGGCACGGTAGGGGATTTCGTAATACTGTCCCTTTTCCAGCTTCTTGAAGAGATCCAGCTTCACATCATGGATATCAATGGGATATGCCGTACGGCAGACAGCATCGGGGAAATGATGTGCCTTCAAGTAATCCTCAGCATCCATATAGTATTTACCATGAATACGCCAGGACTCCCGTACACCCACCATGCTTGCTTCGCGGCTGATATAGGCTTTCTCAAAGCCGGGGATGTTCTTGATGAAGAATCCGGCCAGGCGGCGCATCATCTTCCGGCCGAAGGTCACAGACTTGCTGTAGGATATTGCATCTGTAGAGCTGAAGCTCAGCGGTGGCATCTCCGGGCAGTTCATGGACATTACAGTGGGCTTGCCCGGAATCGCAAAAGCCTGGAT from Selenomonas sp. AB3002 includes these protein-coding regions:
- a CDS encoding alpha/beta fold hydrolase; the encoded protein is MIKGAESFFLPGDGKKKAVLLVQGFAGNTAELWPMGKFLAAKGYAVLAPRLPGHGTKVEDLLRTNADDWLNAVRDGYNVLCGLDRDIVVIGASMGGSLGLILAAEKQVKGVVTLAAPIFIAQEQGISALPPKEMLTSSDFTPENKRNLVNVPPAANLIYDKIPLLSVYDLLEVIERSKNCLPKITAPSLIIHGKADTMASVESAPYIGEHIGSSRKEVALLDGAEHLLPLMEGREAVFEKISNFLDTL